The sequence GCGATGAAAGGCTGAAGGCAGGCAAGCTGGAAGTTTCGCGAAAGCGTCGAGACGCTGCCGACACGCAGCACCTGCCGTTTCTCGGTGGGCCTTCCGCCGAGGACGCTCACCATCTCCTCGCCGTTTCGGAAAATGGTCTCCGCATACTCCAGGGCGATGCGCCCCGCCTCGGTCAGAACAAGGGATTTCTTCTCCCGCAGGAACAAATCCTGACCCAGGCTGTCCTCCAGCTGCCGCAGCTGCACGCTCACGGCGGATTGGGAAACGCCGAGACCCTGCGCCGCACCGGTGAGCGTGCCGTCGTGCGCAATGGCCCGGAAATACCGGAGGTGGTGATAGTTCAGGAAATTCATACTACGTTCGCTTTTTAAGAACGATACGGATTGAAACATCTATTGGAAAGAATTTTCGCGCATCCCTAGCCTGACCGCGTTTCCAGGAAGAAACGCAACAACCAACACAACACAAGACACCATGGACATACTCACCGCCATCCTGAACCCCGGGGTTCTCTTTTTCATCCTCGGCTTCATCGCCGTCATGCTGAAAAGCAACCTCCACATCCCCGATCCCATCGTGAAATTCGTCAGCCTCTACCTGATGCTCTCCATCGGGTTCAAGGGCGGGGTGAGCCTCTACCACTCCAGCATGTTCGGGGACGGGGTCATCATCATCGCCATCATCCTGGGGATGAGCGCGTTGGTTCCGGTGTATTCGTATTACCTGCTGAAGAAAAAACTCGGCATCGCGGATGCCGCCGCGATCGGCGCGACCTACGGCTCCAACAGCACGCTGACCTACATCACGGCGGCCGGTTTCCTCACCTCCCTCGGGGTGGGCTACGAAGGCTACATGACCGTGGCGCTCGTCGTCATGGAAACCCCCGCGATCATCCTCTCGGTAGTCATGGCGCAGATCGCCATGAAAGGGAAAGCCACGAAATCGACCAGGATCGTGCTCAGGGATGCGCTGACCGACGGCACCCTTCTGGTGCTTGTCGGCAGCATGGTGATCGGCTACACGCTGACGGTTCTCGGCACCGAGAAATCGCCGCTCTCCAGCTTCATCGGCGGCGACATGTTCACCGGGATGCTGGTGTTTTTCCTCCTCTACATGGGCACCCTGGTCGGGAAAAAATTCAGGGAAATGGAATCCTTCCCGCCCGTCCTGGCCGCCTTCGCGATCATCGCCCCCATCGTCAACGGCGGCATCGCCCTGCTGCTCTGCAAGATCTTCGGCCTCGGGCATGGCGACTCGCTCCTGCTGGTGATCCTCTGCGCCTCCTCCTCCTACATCGTCGCCCCAGCCATCCTGAAAGACATACTCCCGGAGGCGAACCCCGCGAAATACCTGACCATGAGCATGGGCATCACCTTCCCGCTCAACATCGTACTGGGCATCCCGGTTTACTGGTGGATCATCCAGAACTGGGTCTGAGAACCCCGTGAAAATAGCCCCCGGAAGCACACGCCGCTTCCGGGGGCTTCGCGTTTCTTCCTTGGCGGTCGTGGCCTCTTGGCGGTTCAATGCCCCCCATGCTCACCCTCGCGCTCACCGGCGGCATCGCCACGGGAAAATCCACCGCCATCCGGATTTTCCGGGAGTGCATGCCGGACATCGTGGTTTTCGATTGCGATGAATCTGTCCAAGCGCTGCTCGACTCCCCGGAAGTGGTCTCAGAAATCACCGGGCACTTCGGTGAAGGCGTCCTCGATCCGAAGACCGGGAAAGTCCTCCGGGGAAAACTCCGCGAGGCGGTCTTCACGGATGTAGCGAAACGCAAGCTGCTTGAGGGCATCCTGCACCCCCGCGTGCGGCAGGAATGTCTTGCCCTGAAGGAAAAAGCGGCTACACAGGGGGCGCGGTGCTTCCTTGCGGACGTGCCGCTGCTCTTCGAAAACGGCTTCGATTTCGGCCAGTCGCAGGCGATCAGCGTCTCCACCACCCGCGCCACGCAGGTCGCAAGGCTCAAGGCCCGCAACGGCTGGGACGACGAGCTGATCGAATCCGTCATCGCCGCCCAGCTCCCCATCGAAGAAAAATCCGTCCGCGCGGACATCGTATTCTGGAACGACGGCGAGCCCGCCGTCCTCGAAGCCCAGATCCAGCGCTTCTGCAAAATTTTCCCACCACTCTCCATGTCAGAACAAACCGAACAAGAACCCGAATCCGCCGCTGAGGTGGTCGCCGTTGCCGAAGCTCCCGCAAAAGAGGAGCCCGCGCCGTTTCCCGTGCCCGAGGCAGTCGATCTCAACGAATTCCGCCTGAAAACGCTTTCCGAGCTGCAGAAGATCGCCGCCGAGATCCCGGCAAAGATCCAGGGTGGCATCCCGAAAGCGCAGCTCGTTTACGAAATCATCTGCTTTTACACCGCCAACGGCACCAACGTGACCTGCGAGGGCGTGATCGAATTCGGCAAGGAGCACTTCGCCATGATCCGCGATCCGCACCGCTCTTTCCGCCCCTCGCAGGACGACATCCACATCGGCGGCCCCGTCCTCAACGACGCGAAGCTGCGCAACGGCCAGCTGCTGAAAGTGAAAGTCCGCCAACCCGTCCAGCGCGACAAATACCTCACCACCGCGGAGATCCTCGAAATCGAGGGGAACCCGGCCGCCGATTGGGTGGAGCCGCAGGATTTCGACAAGCTCACCCCGATGTTCCCGGACAGCCGCATCCACCTCGAGGGAGAGGGGACGGAATACCTCGGCGTTCGCGTCATCGACCTCATCGCGCCGCTCGGGAAAGGCCAGCGCGGCCTCATCGTCGCCCCCCCGCGCGGCGGGAAAACCATTTTGCTCAAGCAGATCGCGAAATCCATCAAGGCAAACAACCCGAACATCGAGCTCGTCATCCTGCTGCTCGACGAGCGCCCGGAGGAAGTCACCGATTTCGAGGAAACCGTCGAGCTACCCGTGTTCGCATCCACCTTCGATGAAACCCCCAAGCGCCACGCACAGGTTGCGGATCTTGTCATCGCCCGCGCCCAGCGGATGGTGGAGCTCGGGAAACATGTGGTGCTCCTTCTCGACTCGCTCACCCGCCTCGCCCGC comes from Akkermansiaceae bacterium and encodes:
- a CDS encoding sodium-dependent bicarbonate transport family permease — encoded protein: MDILTAILNPGVLFFILGFIAVMLKSNLHIPDPIVKFVSLYLMLSIGFKGGVSLYHSSMFGDGVIIIAIILGMSALVPVYSYYLLKKKLGIADAAAIGATYGSNSTLTYITAAGFLTSLGVGYEGYMTVALVVMETPAIILSVVMAQIAMKGKATKSTRIVLRDALTDGTLLVLVGSMVIGYTLTVLGTEKSPLSSFIGGDMFTGMLVFFLLYMGTLVGKKFREMESFPPVLAAFAIIAPIVNGGIALLLCKIFGLGHGDSLLLVILCASSSYIVAPAILKDILPEANPAKYLTMSMGITFPLNIVLGIPVYWWIIQNWV
- the rho gene encoding transcription termination factor Rho; translated protein: MLTLALTGGIATGKSTAIRIFRECMPDIVVFDCDESVQALLDSPEVVSEITGHFGEGVLDPKTGKVLRGKLREAVFTDVAKRKLLEGILHPRVRQECLALKEKAATQGARCFLADVPLLFENGFDFGQSQAISVSTTRATQVARLKARNGWDDELIESVIAAQLPIEEKSVRADIVFWNDGEPAVLEAQIQRFCKIFPPLSMSEQTEQEPESAAEVVAVAEAPAKEEPAPFPVPEAVDLNEFRLKTLSELQKIAAEIPAKIQGGIPKAQLVYEIICFYTANGTNVTCEGVIEFGKEHFAMIRDPHRSFRPSQDDIHIGGPVLNDAKLRNGQLLKVKVRQPVQRDKYLTTAEILEIEGNPAADWVEPQDFDKLTPMFPDSRIHLEGEGTEYLGVRVIDLIAPLGKGQRGLIVAPPRGGKTILLKQIAKSIKANNPNIELVILLLDERPEEVTDFEETVELPVFASTFDETPKRHAQVADLVIARAQRMVELGKHVVLLLDSLTRLARGHNSAMQGGPIGSGGVSPAALQKSRKFFGTARNIENGGSLTILATALIETESRLDDVVFEEFKGTGNMEVRLDRELAERRVYPAIHIPQSGTRNDDRLYHPDEFRKVIDVRKQLAGLPIGDALVTLLDNLKPTKTNAEFLLRGLR